The Desulfatiglans sp. DNA segment AAGGGGTATAAAAGAGGTTAAATTAAGGCTATAAAGGCCTTTTGAACTGTTTTCAAATCAAATTTTGACTTTCGTTTTTTAAATTCGTTTTATTTTTATAAAAATAATTTTTTTAGGGCTGCCATACATTGGGAATATATATTTTTCGAAAAAGGGGTTTTTCGACAGCCTCGTTAGGGGCGGAGTTTCCATAAATATCCGAATCATTATCATTTGCTGTCAATGTGCCCCAGACACGGACCCCTCCTCCATCTATAGTTGCAGTATTGTTATATATACTGGATTGGTTCAGGGTCAACTGGGCATTACTTGCTATATATGCCCCCCCGCCGTAGCCACTAGAATTTGAAAAGACACTGGTGTGCTCAAGAGTTACATTGGCTCCGGAAAGCACTCTGATTCCTCCACCAAGTCCATGGTTACCTCCAGTAACCTTAAGCCTCTGCAGGGTGACTGTGTTCCCTGTGATTTGAAAAACATAACTGACTCCTCCCCCATTTACTACAGTATCACCACAGCCGGTTGTAATGCAGTCAGCGCAATAATCCCCTGATATGGTCAGGGCCTTATTGTTTATAGTTACGTTTTCGTTGTATGTCCCGGCAGAAACCTTGATAGTGTCGCCTGAAGCAGCAGCATTAACAGCATCCTGAATAGTTTCATAAACAGCTCCGCTGTTATTGATTCCGACTCGGGGTGCACCCCATGCAGGCAGAGATATTAGAGAAATAATGACTAAACATAGGATGTAATGTCTCATTTTGAACTACCCCTTTCAAAAAAGTTAAAGATCAAATACATTTCTCCAGAAAATGCACCTGTAATCATTCAGAGTTAGATGCTGAAATCCAAAGAAAGATTTGGCCTTCCAGCACTGTAAGTAGTTTAAATGCCGTTTAGTTGAAAAGAGTTACTTTTTTTAAACGGAAGTATATGGAGCAGCCGTTCTTATGTCAACAGGAAATCAATATCCCTGATCCACCATCAAACTGTCATCTGCAGCCTTTACTTAATTTCAGGTCAAATGCTGCTTGACTTTTAAACGACTGTTTGAAATAACTGCCTTTAAAATTTAATAAAAAGCAGGTGTCATATAAAAGTGTCTAAAAAATCCATCGATGCCCAGGACAGCGAGAATACAGTCAAGCAGACAAGAGAAAGGCTCCTTGAAAAGGCAGAGATGCTTTTTGCGCAGAAGGGGTTTCATGCCATAGGTGTTCGCGATATTACCTCTGCTGCAAGATGTAACATGGCCTCTGTCAACTACCACTTCAGTAACAAGATGAACCTCTATCTGGAGGTCTTCCGCTCCAGGTGGATCCCGCGTGAACGGCTCATGTATGAGACGTTTGAGGCAAAGGTCGACAGTATGATTGATCCGACACCGGAGAGCATAATCCAGGCGCTGGCAAAGGCATATCTGGAGGGGCCTTTAACCGATGAGGAGTTTGGCAGGCACAGGCAGCTTATTGTGAGGGAGCTGAATAACCCGACAGAGGCATTTGAGCTTGTGGCGGATCAGACCCTGAGGCCCCTATTTAACAAGCTGTATGGGCTTTTACAGGATAGCTCAAAGGATAATGTAAATGAGGCAAATCTCAGCTTTGATATAATGAGCATTTTTGGTATCATTCTGTACT contains these protein-coding regions:
- a CDS encoding helix-turn-helix transcriptional regulator, with amino-acid sequence MSKKSIDAQDSENTVKQTRERLLEKAEMLFAQKGFHAIGVRDITSAARCNMASVNYHFSNKMNLYLEVFRSRWIPRERLMYETFEAKVDSMIDPTPESIIQALAKAYLEGPLTDEEFGRHRQLIVRELNNPTEAFELVADQTLRPLFNKLYGLLQDSSKDNVNEANLSFDIMSIFGIILYFNYSRPMISRVTGKPYDADFKARLIEHVVRFSLYGMSSSSKRPPVS